Proteins from a genomic interval of Gossypium hirsutum isolate 1008001.06 chromosome A09, Gossypium_hirsutum_v2.1, whole genome shotgun sequence:
- the LOC107929151 gene encoding AP-5 complex subunit mu isoform X1 encodes MPGDCSIRALWILNNLDAVVYSRRFPVVEKRWRAACQSENESSDDDPVKYTVFSSVPSDSELAAAFSERKTREGSVRGFGIRVSQSREGSDSWVDDPITRHIVGVYINKEEEGENNLMWPLALHIKGPYCILILPLVEPRHVKAYARLCKRSDCGNAVTAHENLSSLLLDIPSITGAFMVAHAIGDIVTGDVVEPEVVVSQSPSVGGLLDSLTGSIGISGISSRAKPVAAPVASSTPAGAAAIGALASDVPKSGSRLLDKDALRSFISSAMPFGTPLDLSYSNIFSVRANGFSSLDIPPQDLKQPAWKPYLYKGKQRLLFTIHETLHAAMYDRDEIPDSLSVSGQINCRAELERLPDVSFPLTGLSTSKIEALSFHPCAQVPEQNVDKQALMFSPPLGNFVLMRYQATCRLGPPVKGFYQLSMVSEDEGAFLFKLHLMEGYKSPLTMEFCNVTMPFPRRRILSFDGTPSIGTVSNAEHSVEWKIITSGRGLSGKSIEATFPGTVRFAPWQMQRSTSFRSVCEGITDDDSDNETENTNNMANTEEFLMEKMSKDLPPVDLEEPFSWLAYNYAKVSFKIIGASLSGISIDPKSVSIYPAVKAPVESSSQVTSGDYILWNTLGKCPSAVTAKV; translated from the exons ATGCCTGGCGATTGCAGCATCAGAGCACTGTGGATCCTCAACAATCTCGACGCCGTCGTCTACTCCAG GAGGTTTCCGGTGGTGGAGAAGCGGTGGCGGGCTGCTTGCCAAAGTGAAAATGAGAGCTCCGACGACGATCCTGTTAAATATACTGTATTTTCTTCGGTTCCTTCTGATTCAGAGTTAGCTGCCGCATTCTCTGAAAGAAAGACGAG GGAGGGCTCTGTTCGTGGATTTGGTATACGTGTATCTCAGTCAAGAGAAGGATCGGATTCGTGGGTTGATGATCCAATTACACGTCATATTGTAGGCGTTTACATAAACAAAGAGGAGGAAGGAGAGAATAATCTAATGTGGCCTTTAGCGTTGCACATCAAGGGTCCTTATTGCATTCTTATACTACCCTTAGTTGAGCCCAGACATGTAAAGGCTTATGCAAGGTTGTGTAAGAGGTCTGATTGCGGAAATGCTGTCACGGCACATGAAAATTTGTCTTCTTTGCTTCTTGACATCCCATCAATCACAGG AGCATTCATGGTGGCTCATGCCATTGGTGACATAGTTACTGGGGATGTAGTGGAGCCTGAGGTGGTTGTAAGTCAATCTCCTTCAGTGGGTGGGTTGTTAGACTCACTTACTGGAAGTATTGGGATATCGGGAATCTCATCAAGGGCAAAACCAGTTGCCGCACCTGTTGCATCTTCTACACCAGCTGGTGCTGCTGCAATAGGAGCTCTTGCATCTGATGTTCCAAAAAGCGGTTCAAGGCTGCTGGATAAAGATGCGCTTAGAAGTTTCATAAGCAGCGCAATGCCTTTTG GAACGCCCTTGGATCTCAGCTATTCTAACATATTCTCGGTCAGGGCTAATGGCTTTTCTTCATTGGATATCCCTCCACAAGACCTCAAGCAACCAGCATGGAAGCCCTATCTGTACAAAGGAAAGCAGAGACTGCTATTCACCATTCATGAAACTCTTCATGCTGCCATGTATGATCGAGATGAGATTCCCGATAGTTTATCAGTCTCCGGGCAAATAAACTGTCGAGCAGAATTGGAAAGATTGCCTGATGTATCATTTCCTTTGACAGGGCTGAGCACATCTAAGATTGAGGCTTTATCATTCCATCCTTGTGCTCAGGTTCCAGAACAAAATGTGGATAAGCAGGCTCTAATGTTCTCGCCACCATTGGGCAATTTTGTTTTGATGCGTTATCAAGCAACATGCCGCCTTGGACCTCCGGTAAAGGGATTCTATCAATTGTCTATGGTATCTGAAGATGAAGGTGCATTTTTGTTCAAATTGCACCTAATGGAAGGTTATAAGTCTCCTTTGACAATGGAGTTCTGTAATGTAACTATGCCCTTTCCGAGAAGAAGGATTTTATCTTTTGATGGGACTCCGTCGATTGGAACAGTTTCAAATGCTGAACATTCTGTTGAATGGAAAATCATCACAAGTGGACGAGGACTTTCTGGGAAAAGTATTGAGGCAACATTCCCCGGAACAGTTAGGTTTGCTCCATGGCAGATGCAAAGGTCGACTTCATTTAGATCAGTTTGTGAAGGCATAACGGATGATGATAGTGATAATGAGACAGAGAATACTAATAATATGGCAAACACAGAGGAGTTCTTAATGGAGAAGATGAGTAAGGATCTTCCTCCAGTTGATCTAGAGGAGCCATTCAGCTGGCTTGCATACAACTATGCTAAA GTATCGTTCAAGATTATCGGAGCATCATTATCCGGAATTTCCATTGATCCCAAATCA GTAAGTATCTATCCTGCTGTAAAAGCACCTGTGGAGTCATCAAGTCAG GTCACTTCTGGTGACTATATCTTGTGGAATACATTAGGAAAGTGCCCATCTGCTGTAACTGCAAAAGTGTAA
- the LOC107929151 gene encoding AP-5 complex subunit mu isoform X2 encodes MPGDCSIRALWILNNLDAVVYSRRFPVVEKRWRAACQSENESSDDDPVKYTVFSSVPSDSELAAAFSERKTREGSVRGFGIRVSQSREGSDSWVDDPITRHIVGVYINKEEEGENNLMWPLALHIKGPYCILILPLVEPRHVKAYARLCKRSDCGNAVTAHENLSSLLLDIPSITGAFMVAHAIGDIVTGDVVEPEVVVSQSPSVGGLLDSLTGSIGISGISSRAKPVAAPVASSTPAGAAAIGALASDVPKSGSRLLDKDALRSFISSAMPFGWYLSIMERPWISAILTYSRSGLMAFLHWISLHKTSSNQHGSPICTKESRDCYSPFMKLFMLPWLSTSKIEALSFHPCAQVPEQNVDKQALMFSPPLGNFVLMRYQATCRLGPPVKGFYQLSMVSEDEGAFLFKLHLMEGYKSPLTMEFCNVTMPFPRRRILSFDGTPSIGTVSNAEHSVEWKIITSGRGLSGKSIEATFPGTVRFAPWQMQRSTSFRSVCEGITDDDSDNETENTNNMANTEEFLMEKMSKDLPPVDLEEPFSWLAYNYAKVSFKIIGASLSGISIDPKSVSIYPAVKAPVESSSQVTSGDYILWNTLGKCPSAVTAKV; translated from the exons ATGCCTGGCGATTGCAGCATCAGAGCACTGTGGATCCTCAACAATCTCGACGCCGTCGTCTACTCCAG GAGGTTTCCGGTGGTGGAGAAGCGGTGGCGGGCTGCTTGCCAAAGTGAAAATGAGAGCTCCGACGACGATCCTGTTAAATATACTGTATTTTCTTCGGTTCCTTCTGATTCAGAGTTAGCTGCCGCATTCTCTGAAAGAAAGACGAG GGAGGGCTCTGTTCGTGGATTTGGTATACGTGTATCTCAGTCAAGAGAAGGATCGGATTCGTGGGTTGATGATCCAATTACACGTCATATTGTAGGCGTTTACATAAACAAAGAGGAGGAAGGAGAGAATAATCTAATGTGGCCTTTAGCGTTGCACATCAAGGGTCCTTATTGCATTCTTATACTACCCTTAGTTGAGCCCAGACATGTAAAGGCTTATGCAAGGTTGTGTAAGAGGTCTGATTGCGGAAATGCTGTCACGGCACATGAAAATTTGTCTTCTTTGCTTCTTGACATCCCATCAATCACAGG AGCATTCATGGTGGCTCATGCCATTGGTGACATAGTTACTGGGGATGTAGTGGAGCCTGAGGTGGTTGTAAGTCAATCTCCTTCAGTGGGTGGGTTGTTAGACTCACTTACTGGAAGTATTGGGATATCGGGAATCTCATCAAGGGCAAAACCAGTTGCCGCACCTGTTGCATCTTCTACACCAGCTGGTGCTGCTGCAATAGGAGCTCTTGCATCTGATGTTCCAAAAAGCGGTTCAAGGCTGCTGGATAAAGATGCGCTTAGAAGTTTCATAAGCAGCGCAATGCCTTTTGGTTGGTACTTGTCCATTATG GAACGCCCTTGGATCTCAGCTATTCTAACATATTCTCGGTCAGGGCTAATGGCTTTTCTTCATTGGATATCCCTCCACAAGACCTCAAGCAACCAGCATGGAAGCCCTATCTGTACAAAGGAAAGCAGAGACTGCTATTCACCATTCATGAAACTCTTCATGCTGCCAT GGCTGAGCACATCTAAGATTGAGGCTTTATCATTCCATCCTTGTGCTCAGGTTCCAGAACAAAATGTGGATAAGCAGGCTCTAATGTTCTCGCCACCATTGGGCAATTTTGTTTTGATGCGTTATCAAGCAACATGCCGCCTTGGACCTCCGGTAAAGGGATTCTATCAATTGTCTATGGTATCTGAAGATGAAGGTGCATTTTTGTTCAAATTGCACCTAATGGAAGGTTATAAGTCTCCTTTGACAATGGAGTTCTGTAATGTAACTATGCCCTTTCCGAGAAGAAGGATTTTATCTTTTGATGGGACTCCGTCGATTGGAACAGTTTCAAATGCTGAACATTCTGTTGAATGGAAAATCATCACAAGTGGACGAGGACTTTCTGGGAAAAGTATTGAGGCAACATTCCCCGGAACAGTTAGGTTTGCTCCATGGCAGATGCAAAGGTCGACTTCATTTAGATCAGTTTGTGAAGGCATAACGGATGATGATAGTGATAATGAGACAGAGAATACTAATAATATGGCAAACACAGAGGAGTTCTTAATGGAGAAGATGAGTAAGGATCTTCCTCCAGTTGATCTAGAGGAGCCATTCAGCTGGCTTGCATACAACTATGCTAAA GTATCGTTCAAGATTATCGGAGCATCATTATCCGGAATTTCCATTGATCCCAAATCA GTAAGTATCTATCCTGCTGTAAAAGCACCTGTGGAGTCATCAAGTCAG GTCACTTCTGGTGACTATATCTTGTGGAATACATTAGGAAAGTGCCCATCTGCTGTAACTGCAAAAGTGTAA